One stretch of Carcharodon carcharias isolate sCarCar2 chromosome 20, sCarCar2.pri, whole genome shotgun sequence DNA includes these proteins:
- the LOC121292162 gene encoding G-protein coupled receptor 135 has protein sequence MDLSTKIPLLYNLTETNGSDVTVTVSTVISNQTGAALQDRASNQPNTNSLLYGMSMASKALILLLIFLLSCLGNSAVIVMIIKHRQLRTVTNAFIMSLSLSDLLTALLCVPFSFIMLFTQEGVWIFGDQFCIANGFFNSCFGIISTLTMTLISFDRYYAIVRQPQEKIGRRRATQLLVAVWLTAVLFSFPWYLITQAQGPLVVHKKGFYHCMYIFHSGSSRMGTSYSITLIVICYLLPFSLMCFCHYNICKTVRLSEIRVRPVTTYAHLLRFYSEMRTATTVLIMIVFIICCWGPYCVMGIITATGTFHFTPIMDTVAIWLAWANGALNPLIYATRNPNISILLGRNREDGYRTRNIAAYLSSQSHEARSRVDRIRDRYVNRQGSGSRMSSSSPANGDVAMWACKNPAVLFCRDGQPDTMSEATVPKSETANTSL, from the coding sequence ATGGATCTTTCTACCAAGATTCCACTTTTATACAATCTCACAGAGACCAATGGCTCAGATGTGACAGTCACTGTGTCCACTGTCATCAGCAACCAAACTGGGGCCGCTCTGCAGGATCGAGCCAGCAACCAGCCGAACACTAACTCTCTGCTCTATGGCATGTCTATGGCTTCCAAAGCTCTCATCCTCCTGCTTATTTTCCTGCTGTCCTGTCTGGGCAATTCAGCTGTCATAGTGATGATCATCAAACACCGGCAACTGAGGACTGTGACCAATGCCTTTATcatgtccctgtccctatccgacctcctcactgccctgctctgtgtGCCCTTCTCCTTCATCATGCTCTTCAcccaggaaggggtttggatcttCGGTGACCAGTTCTGCATTGCCAACGGCTTCTTCAACTCTTGCTTTGGGATCATCTCCACCCTCACCATGACTCTCATCTCCTTCGATCGTTACTATGCGATCGTCAGGCAACCCCAGGAGAAGATTGGCAGACGTAGGGCCACCCAGCTGTTGGTTGCTGTCTGGCTGACTGCAGTCCTTTTTTCTTTCCCCTGGTATCTCATCACACAAGCCCAGGGGCCACTGGTTGTCCACAAGAAGGGGTTCTACCACTGCATGTACATCTTTCACTCAGGCAGCTCCCGCATGGGCACCAGTTACAGCATCACCCTGATTGTCATCTGCTaccttctgcccttctctttgATGTGCTTCTGCCACTATAACATCTGTAAGACagtgaggctgtcagagatccgGGTCCGTCCAGTCACCACCTACGCCCATCTATTGCGCTTCTACAGTGAGATGAGGACAGCCACAACTGTGTTGATCATGATCGTCTTCATCATCTGCTGCTGGGGTCCCTATTGTGTCATGGGCATCATTACAGCCACTGGCACCTTCCATTTCACCCCTATCATGGACACTGTAGCTATCTGGCTGGCTTGGGCCAACGGAGCCCTCAATCCACTCATCTATGCCACCAGAAACCCCAACATCTCCATCCTCTTGGGCAGGAATAGGGAAGATGGCTACAGGACTAGAAACATAGCAGCATACTTGTCCAGCCAGAGTCACGAGGCCAGGAGTAGGGTGGATAGGATAAGGGACCGATATGTCAATCGACAGGGTTCCGGCAGCAGGATGTCTTCCTCTAGCCCTGCAAATGGAGACGTTGCAATGTGGGCCTGTAAAAATCCAGCTGTGCTGTTCTGCAGAGATGGACAACCTGATACAATGTCTGAGGCCACTGTACCTAAATCAGAGACTGCAAACACCAGCCTTTAA